The proteins below come from a single Parazoarcus communis genomic window:
- a CDS encoding cupin domain-containing protein codes for MRGVHFTPPTMHKTLTSFTGSSAPAEFDHPRPARLLEGNPLRTTWNHYEQDGVSAGAWSCEPGAWRIAFADDTDEFFHVLSGRIRITDEGGVAREFGPGEACVIPAGFKGVFEVLEAVSKHYVFVKRGAQ; via the coding sequence ATGCGCGGCGTCCACTTCACGCCACCCACCATGCACAAGACACTGACGTCCTTCACCGGCTCGTCCGCGCCGGCCGAATTCGATCATCCGCGTCCAGCGCGTCTGCTCGAGGGCAATCCCTTGCGCACGACCTGGAATCATTACGAACAGGACGGCGTGTCTGCCGGCGCCTGGTCCTGCGAACCCGGTGCCTGGCGCATCGCCTTTGCCGACGACACGGACGAGTTCTTCCACGTGCTGAGCGGGCGCATTCGCATCACCGATGAGGGCGGGGTGGCGCGTGAGTTCGGTCCTGGCGAGGCCTGCGTGATTCCGGCCGGGTTCAAGGGCGTGTTCGAGGTGCTGGAGGCGGTCAGCAAGCACTACGTGTTCGTGAAGCGGGGTGCGCAATGA